One stretch of Nitrosococcus watsonii C-113 DNA includes these proteins:
- the treZ gene encoding malto-oligosyltrehalose trehalohydrolase, producing MQHRHDMPFGAELTERGTVRFRLWAPAAKQVDLCLEGTPEAAPLAMTLKEEGWFELETKRAGPGSLYRYQINGGERVPDPASRFQPRDIHGPSEVVDPATFKWEEGGWSGRPWEETVIYEVHVGTFTPEGTFQGLENRLEHLVKLGVTALELMPVADFPGRWNWGYDGVSLFAPDSRYGQPHDLKSLVQAAHACGLMVFLDVVYNHFGPEGNYLHQYAPDFFTERHHTPWGAAINFDGKDAHWVRQFFIHNALFWLEEYRFDGLRLDAVHTIQDDSKPHILEELAETVFSQLDSKRRIHLVLENDSNIAHYLTRTSNGQPRWYTAQWNDDIHHALHVLTTQETTGYYLDYADQPIAHLGRCLSEGFDYQGQNSPYREGKPRGEPSKALPPSAFVAFFQNHDQVGNRAFGERITILTTPEQVKALTALLLLSPFPPLLFMGQEWGSTQPFPFFCDFSEDLTASVREGRRREFAHFPEFNSPAAQKQIPDPTVQVTFDSAVLNWAHATNTKGKEWLDLHQNLLNLRRQWIVPRLATMRKNNGYYIPLGKQALQVRWQLGDGAQLTLLANLGKISVPLPSLLSGRTLFTTSSNLDEILIHKKLPPEMVIWFFKENPHS from the coding sequence ATGCAGCACCGCCATGATATGCCCTTTGGCGCTGAATTGACGGAAAGAGGTACTGTACGTTTCCGGTTATGGGCGCCTGCCGCTAAACAAGTGGATTTATGCTTGGAAGGTACGCCAGAAGCAGCCCCCTTAGCTATGACTCTTAAAGAGGAGGGTTGGTTTGAGCTAGAAACCAAGCGGGCTGGACCGGGCAGTTTATACCGCTATCAGATCAACGGTGGGGAGCGGGTTCCTGATCCCGCTTCTCGATTCCAGCCCCGAGATATCCACGGTCCCAGCGAGGTAGTTGATCCAGCTACTTTTAAATGGGAGGAAGGCGGCTGGAGTGGACGGCCCTGGGAAGAGACCGTTATTTATGAGGTCCATGTAGGAACTTTTACCCCAGAGGGCACTTTTCAAGGTTTAGAGAACCGCCTGGAGCATCTGGTAAAATTAGGGGTAACCGCATTGGAACTGATGCCAGTTGCCGATTTCCCAGGTCGTTGGAATTGGGGATATGATGGTGTTTCCTTGTTTGCACCCGATAGCCGTTATGGCCAACCCCACGATCTCAAATCCCTTGTGCAAGCTGCCCATGCATGCGGTTTAATGGTGTTTTTAGACGTGGTGTACAATCATTTTGGTCCAGAAGGCAATTACCTCCATCAATATGCCCCAGACTTTTTTACGGAGCGTCACCACACCCCATGGGGAGCAGCTATCAATTTTGATGGTAAGGATGCCCATTGGGTTCGGCAATTTTTTATTCATAATGCTCTTTTTTGGCTAGAGGAATATCGATTCGACGGCCTTCGGTTAGATGCGGTTCATACAATTCAAGACGATTCTAAACCCCATATTCTGGAAGAGTTAGCAGAGACGGTCTTCTCCCAGTTGGATTCCAAACGACGTATACATCTGGTGCTAGAAAATGATAGTAATATAGCTCATTATCTTACCCGTACATCTAACGGGCAACCCCGTTGGTATACTGCACAATGGAATGACGATATCCACCATGCCTTGCATGTGCTCACTACTCAGGAAACTACAGGCTACTACCTAGACTATGCTGATCAGCCCATTGCTCATCTAGGCCGCTGTTTAAGCGAGGGCTTTGATTATCAAGGACAAAATTCTCCTTACAGGGAAGGAAAACCTCGCGGTGAGCCTAGTAAAGCTTTACCACCAAGCGCCTTTGTAGCCTTCTTTCAAAACCACGATCAAGTGGGTAACCGGGCTTTCGGTGAGCGAATAACAATTTTAACAACACCTGAACAAGTAAAGGCATTAACGGCACTGCTATTACTTTCTCCTTTCCCACCCCTTTTATTTATGGGGCAGGAGTGGGGATCAACTCAGCCTTTTCCTTTTTTTTGTGATTTTAGTGAGGATTTAACTGCCAGTGTTCGGGAGGGTCGGCGAAGGGAATTCGCCCATTTTCCTGAGTTTAATAGTCCTGCGGCCCAAAAGCAGATTCCGGATCCTACAGTTCAGGTGACCTTTGACAGCGCTGTTTTAAACTGGGCGCACGCAACCAATACAAAAGGAAAAGAATGGCTTGATCTGCATCAAAATCTGCTAAACCTCAGGCGTCAATGGATTGTACCTAGGCTAGCTACTATGAGGAAAAACAACGGTTATTATATACCCTTAGGCAAGCAAGCATTACAAGTTCGCTGGCAATTAGGTGATGGAGCGCAATTAACGCTATTAGCTAACTTAGGAAAAATTTCTGTTCCTTTACCATCTCTCCTTTCCGGAAGAACACTTTTTACGACCTCCTCAAATTTAGATGAAATACTTATTCACAAAAAATTGCCTCCTGAGATGGTAATTTGGTTTTTTAAGGAGAATCCCCATAGCTGA
- a CDS encoding lysylphosphatidylglycerol synthase transmembrane domain-containing protein, with protein MRRYWILALLAMGLGLAIPFGYGGLAIFERLSQVPPWLPLLTLGMIVLGWNFNAAKLRILISAVDTKLSHRSALGTVMAWEFAFSATPAGSGGIVSYIYLLNRYGVKTAHAAAIFTMEMGIDLLFFITASIIVVIKLATNAAYDIHLGFILVVVLLTGGMGVMWVLARQYRKLLRAFGYLLKLFRVSTPRRKRAARWMLRLRHGLTLLLGLPRRYLYAAYLFCIAHWLLRFSVLYVLLLALGENVPWPYLFITQVLILTLGHFTFLPGGSGGVELGFGVMLGPFLDSATLATALVLWRFATFYWYLIAGAPVFAALAGPVIFQTLAQATTRKTL; from the coding sequence GTGAGACGTTACTGGATTTTAGCCCTGCTAGCCATGGGCTTAGGTTTGGCGATCCCATTCGGCTATGGCGGACTGGCAATCTTTGAGCGCCTCAGCCAAGTGCCTCCTTGGCTGCCTCTGCTTACCTTGGGAATGATTGTGCTTGGTTGGAATTTTAATGCCGCTAAACTGCGAATTTTAATCTCTGCGGTAGATACCAAGCTCTCACATCGAAGCGCGCTCGGAACGGTTATGGCATGGGAATTCGCTTTTTCCGCTACCCCTGCCGGGAGCGGCGGAATTGTTAGCTATATCTATCTTTTAAATAGATATGGTGTAAAAACGGCTCATGCAGCAGCTATCTTTACCATGGAGATGGGAATAGACTTATTATTTTTTATTACTGCTTCCATCATCGTAGTGATAAAGCTGGCAACCAACGCGGCTTATGATATACACCTTGGGTTTATTTTGGTGGTGGTATTACTTACCGGCGGGATGGGAGTTATGTGGGTTCTCGCTCGGCAATATCGAAAATTGTTGCGAGCATTCGGCTATCTATTAAAATTATTCAGAGTCTCTACCCCTCGTCGAAAGCGAGCAGCACGCTGGATGCTACGCCTTCGCCACGGTTTAACGCTGCTTTTAGGGCTTCCTCGACGATATTTATATGCCGCTTATCTCTTCTGTATCGCTCATTGGCTGTTACGCTTTAGTGTTCTTTATGTTCTCCTTTTAGCTCTAGGCGAAAATGTTCCCTGGCCTTATCTATTTATTACCCAGGTATTAATACTAACTTTAGGGCATTTTACCTTTTTGCCGGGTGGGAGCGGGGGGGTTGAATTGGGATTTGGGGTAATGCTAGGACCTTTCCTTGATAGCGCCACATTGGCAACTGCCCTTGTTCTCTGGCGTTTTGCTACGTTTTATTGGTATCTCATTGCTGGCGCACCGGTATTTGCTGCACTAGCAGGGCCAGTGATCTTCCAAACCTTAGCCCAAGCTACTACTAGAAAGACTTTATAA
- a CDS encoding HesB/IscA family protein, whose amino-acid sequence MAITVTASALKQIKKVLSQQENVEGLRVGVKKSGCSGYAYVLDFAKQVKSEDTVFNHDGVKILVDKQSLNFIDGTELDYRREGLNESFKFQNPNVTGTCGCGESFSM is encoded by the coding sequence ATGGCAATTACAGTTACGGCTTCTGCATTAAAGCAAATTAAAAAAGTTCTCTCCCAGCAGGAAAATGTAGAAGGTTTGCGGGTAGGTGTTAAAAAAAGTGGTTGCTCAGGATATGCTTATGTGCTTGATTTCGCAAAGCAGGTAAAATCGGAGGATACTGTTTTTAATCATGATGGAGTTAAGATCCTAGTTGATAAGCAAAGTTTAAATTTTATTGACGGTACCGAATTGGATTACCGGCGTGAAGGTTTGAACGAGAGCTTTAAATTTCAAAATCCAAATGTTACCGGAACTTGCGGTTGCGGAGAAAGTTTCAGCATGTAA
- a CDS encoding cysteine desulfurase family protein, translating into MAIYLDHNAGAPLDKRVLNTMLPYLREQQGNPSSVHRYGRIAREAIEQARTQVADLVQATPSQVIFTSGGTEANNLAIFGAMGPRPQGHLAISAVEHPSLREPGLALQTQGVEITEIEVDSEGRVSPLALETALRPDTRLVSIMWANNETGVIQDIAALSERVRVQESLFHTDAVQAVGKVPLDFRHSGVHLMSLSAHKMGGPKGVGALIVDSSVDIYPLLQGGGQEKGRRSGTENVAAIAGFGKAAELASLEMEQRAREWSQLRGYLEQSLQRLPGIVIFGEKAERLPNTLFFTVPGIEGETLLMALDKAGIGVSSGSACDSNHHQPSHVLLAMGVAPELAQGAVRVSIGVENNLSQIDELITVLESQISKFQRMLLCDVGYGR; encoded by the coding sequence ATGGCAATTTACCTTGACCACAATGCAGGAGCTCCGTTGGATAAACGGGTATTGAATACCATGCTCCCTTATCTTCGGGAACAGCAAGGAAATCCTTCTAGCGTACACCGTTATGGTCGTATTGCTCGAGAGGCCATAGAGCAGGCTCGCACCCAGGTAGCTGACTTGGTTCAGGCAACGCCCTCTCAGGTGATTTTTACAAGCGGTGGTACCGAAGCCAATAATTTAGCAATATTTGGAGCAATGGGTCCCCGTCCTCAAGGCCACCTCGCAATCAGCGCCGTAGAACACCCTTCTCTTAGAGAGCCTGGACTAGCCTTACAGACCCAGGGAGTTGAAATAACTGAAATTGAAGTGGATTCCGAAGGAAGAGTGAGTCCCTTAGCTTTAGAGACAGCATTACGTCCTGATACTCGTTTAGTTTCTATTATGTGGGCGAATAATGAAACTGGAGTTATACAAGATATTGCTGCTTTAAGTGAGAGGGTGCGCGTCCAAGAAAGCTTATTTCATACTGATGCGGTCCAGGCGGTAGGGAAAGTACCCCTGGATTTTCGCCACAGTGGTGTTCATCTTATGAGTCTTTCAGCCCATAAAATGGGAGGCCCTAAGGGAGTAGGAGCGCTAATTGTGGACAGTAGCGTAGATATTTATCCGCTTCTACAAGGAGGCGGCCAAGAAAAAGGTCGCCGTAGTGGTACCGAAAATGTGGCTGCTATTGCGGGATTTGGTAAAGCCGCCGAACTTGCAAGCCTAGAGATGGAGCAACGTGCTCGTGAATGGTCCCAATTGCGGGGATATCTAGAGCAATCCTTACAGCGATTACCAGGGATTGTTATCTTTGGAGAAAAAGCTGAGCGCTTACCTAATACTCTCTTTTTTACTGTACCTGGAATAGAAGGAGAGACTTTGCTGATGGCCTTGGATAAGGCGGGAATAGGCGTTTCTAGCGGCTCCGCTTGTGATAGCAACCATCACCAACCCAGCCACGTATTGCTAGCCATGGGGGTAGCACCAGAACTAGCGCAAGGGGCTGTTCGTGTCAGTATCGGGGTGGAGAATAATTTATCTCAAATAGATGAACTGATTACGGTACTAGAAAGTCAAATAAGTAAATTTCAGAGGATGTTATTGTGTGATGTTGGTTATGGCAGATAG
- the iscR gene encoding Fe-S cluster assembly transcriptional regulator IscR, producing the protein MRLTTKGRYAVTAMLDLALHYEQGPISLADISRRQGISLSYLEQLFARLRKKGLVGSARGPGGGYRLSREAGKISIIDVITAVDENMDATRCGGLKNCQENQRCLTHELWEDLSRQIYKFLAHITLGELIQRDDIQEVATRLDDAVSVSCADCTASTVMVGTNRVS; encoded by the coding sequence ATGCGGCTAACAACCAAGGGTCGTTACGCGGTAACCGCAATGCTGGACTTGGCTTTACATTACGAGCAAGGTCCGATTAGCCTAGCTGATATTTCACGCCGCCAAGGGATTTCCCTCTCTTACTTAGAACAACTCTTTGCTCGGCTGCGTAAGAAAGGTCTAGTGGGCAGTGCTCGAGGTCCAGGTGGTGGTTATCGTCTAAGTCGTGAAGCGGGGAAAATCAGTATCATTGATGTTATCACCGCAGTTGATGAAAACATGGACGCTACACGCTGTGGGGGATTAAAAAACTGTCAAGAAAACCAACGCTGTCTTACCCATGAGCTATGGGAAGATCTCAGTCGGCAGATTTATAAATTTCTTGCCCACATTACCTTGGGTGAGCTAATTCAGCGTGATGACATCCAAGAAGTTGCGACACGGCTAGATGATGCTGTTTCGGTAAGCTGTGCTGATTGCACCGCATCCACTGTTATGGTAGGTACGAATCGCGTTTCTTAA
- the cysE gene encoding serine O-acetyltransferase, producing the protein MFKRLREEIRCVFERDPAARNTFEVITTYPGFHAILWHRLSHRLWNLGAKWLARVISTLSRWLTGIEIHPGARIGQRFFIDHGMGVVIGETAEIGNDCTLYHGVTLGGTSWRKGKRHPTLGNNVVVGAGAKVLGPVHIGNGARIGSNSVVVKNVPVNTTVIGVPGHMVQSKDQYGKAKHPAITKHIEFDAYGTPQDAPDPIERTIHGLTKHIQRLDERIEQITAEIQHLGGELPKASLPNLKTSELSINNNNEEEQERQVGEDKSAVAK; encoded by the coding sequence ATGTTTAAACGCTTGCGAGAAGAAATAAGGTGCGTATTCGAACGGGATCCCGCAGCACGTAATACCTTCGAAGTCATTACTACTTATCCAGGATTCCATGCTATTTTATGGCATCGACTGAGTCATCGGCTGTGGAATTTAGGGGCTAAATGGCTGGCACGAGTTATTTCTACTTTGAGTCGCTGGCTAACCGGGATCGAAATTCATCCAGGGGCTCGGATTGGACAGCGTTTTTTTATCGACCACGGGATGGGCGTAGTCATCGGCGAAACCGCGGAGATTGGGAATGACTGTACGCTTTATCACGGGGTAACCTTGGGAGGGACCAGCTGGCGAAAAGGAAAACGGCATCCTACCTTGGGAAATAATGTAGTGGTAGGGGCTGGCGCTAAAGTTCTTGGACCTGTTCACATAGGCAATGGGGCACGGATAGGGTCTAATTCGGTAGTAGTTAAGAATGTTCCAGTGAATACCACTGTGATTGGAGTTCCGGGACACATGGTTCAATCAAAAGATCAATATGGGAAGGCCAAACATCCGGCAATAACTAAACATATTGAATTTGATGCCTACGGTACCCCTCAAGATGCCCCCGATCCTATTGAACGAACTATCCATGGTTTGACTAAGCATATTCAGCGTTTAGATGAGCGTATTGAGCAAATAACGGCCGAGATTCAGCACTTAGGAGGAGAGCTTCCTAAAGCAAGCCTACCTAATTTAAAAACCAGCGAGTTATCTATAAATAATAATAATGAGGAGGAACAAGAACGACAAGTTGGCGAGGATAAATCAGCAGTGGCCAAATAG
- a CDS encoding RNA methyltransferase — protein sequence MKLAKVRIVLVETTHPGNIGAAARAMRTMGLHRLYLVNPRRFPCAEATAMASGADELLVQAKVCTSLAQAIAGCQKVFGLSARSRNISWPVLNTRASGALVVQEALKGEVAIVFGRENSGLSNFELDHCNYWVHIPSNPTYSSLNLAAAVQVMAYEIRMASMTDDFRHSGESSSASIDEIEGFFSHLEQTLIKIDFLNSSNPKFLMRRLRRLFFRAHLNTPEINILRGILTAAQKKAQIPEAMMKK from the coding sequence ATGAAATTAGCAAAAGTACGCATCGTATTGGTGGAAACCACCCATCCCGGCAATATTGGAGCAGCAGCGCGGGCCATGCGTACCATGGGGTTACACCGCTTATACTTAGTTAATCCAAGACGTTTTCCCTGCGCTGAAGCTACAGCCATGGCTTCTGGTGCAGATGAGTTATTGGTCCAAGCAAAGGTTTGCACCAGCTTGGCCCAAGCAATAGCTGGTTGTCAGAAAGTATTTGGGCTGAGTGCTCGGTCTAGAAATATTTCCTGGCCAGTATTAAATACCCGGGCCTCTGGCGCCCTTGTTGTTCAGGAAGCCCTAAAAGGAGAAGTGGCAATTGTATTCGGTCGAGAAAATTCAGGGCTTTCTAACTTCGAGCTAGATCATTGTAATTATTGGGTCCATATTCCAAGTAATCCAACATATAGCTCCCTAAATTTAGCGGCGGCGGTACAAGTGATGGCCTATGAGATCCGGATGGCTTCCATGACGGATGACTTTCGGCATTCTGGAGAATCATCATCAGCCTCTATAGATGAAATAGAAGGCTTTTTTAGCCACTTAGAACAGACTTTAATAAAAATTGACTTTCTTAATTCAAGTAATCCCAAATTTTTAATGCGCCGCTTACGCCGCTTGTTTTTTCGCGCCCACCTCAATACTCCTGAGATCAATATCTTGCGGGGAATTCTAACTGCTGCCCAAAAGAAAGCACAGATCCCTGAGGCTATGATGAAGAAATAA
- the queA gene encoding tRNA preQ1(34) S-adenosylmethionine ribosyltransferase-isomerase QueA, with protein MQLSDFTYNLPKQLIAQYPPKRRGGSRLLSLEGSSGIVKDQQFIELPELLSTGDLLVFNNTKVIPAKIQGVKDSGGKIEVLIERFLDQHRALAHVWANNPPRAGQSLVMEQSVEVEVRKRIKGLFELRFLDPRPLPQLLEAIGQIPLPPYIQRKTTSVDKERYQTVYASRPGAIAAPTAGLHFDKLLLKRLQAQGIQSGYITLHVGAGTFQPVRVKNITQHQMHSEYVEVSEQICTQIRDTQQAGGRIVAVGTTTVRALEAASAKGIIAPYQGETEIFIFPGYRFRTVNALITNFHLPETTLLMLVCAFAGSKQVLTAYRHAVKKGYRFFSYGDAMFITESKID; from the coding sequence ATGCAGCTAAGTGATTTTACTTATAACCTCCCCAAGCAATTAATTGCTCAATATCCTCCCAAACGGCGTGGAGGGAGTCGTTTATTATCTCTGGAGGGCAGTTCTGGAATCGTTAAAGACCAGCAATTCATCGAGCTTCCTGAATTATTGTCAACGGGGGACTTATTGGTATTCAATAACACTAAGGTAATACCAGCTAAAATTCAAGGGGTTAAAGATAGTGGAGGTAAGATAGAAGTATTAATAGAACGATTCCTAGATCAACACCGAGCGCTAGCTCATGTATGGGCAAACAACCCGCCCCGGGCAGGGCAGAGTCTGGTGATGGAACAATCAGTAGAAGTAGAAGTAAGGAAGCGGATTAAGGGGCTATTTGAACTGCGCTTTCTAGATCCTCGCCCCTTACCACAACTCCTTGAAGCAATAGGCCAAATACCCTTACCACCCTATATTCAGCGGAAAACAACATCTGTTGATAAAGAGCGTTATCAAACTGTTTATGCCTCTCGTCCGGGTGCTATCGCAGCACCTACCGCGGGCCTGCATTTTGATAAGTTACTGCTAAAACGATTACAAGCCCAAGGAATACAATCAGGTTATATTACTCTCCATGTAGGAGCAGGCACCTTTCAGCCAGTACGGGTTAAAAACATCACCCAGCATCAAATGCACTCAGAATACGTGGAAGTGTCTGAACAAATTTGTACTCAAATACGGGACACCCAACAGGCGGGAGGGCGGATAGTGGCAGTAGGGACAACCACTGTACGAGCACTGGAGGCTGCTTCTGCAAAAGGGATTATCGCACCTTACCAAGGGGAAACGGAGATTTTTATCTTCCCTGGTTATCGATTTCGCACTGTAAACGCTTTAATCACTAACTTTCATTTGCCTGAGACCACCTTACTTATGCTGGTGTGCGCTTTTGCAGGCAGTAAACAGGTATTAACTGCTTATCGCCATGCAGTAAAAAAAGGTTACCGTTTTTTCAGCTATGGCGACGCTATGTTTATTACTGAATCTAAAATAGATTGA
- the uvrC gene encoding excinuclease ABC subunit UvrC: MANFDIDDFLKNLTACPGVYRMLDAKGKVLYVGKAKNLKRRVGSYFRNSKLAPKIRILVNQIYNIKITVTHTENEALILENNLIKALQPRYNVLLKDDKSYPYIFLSADDFPHLGFHRGAKQAPGQYFGPYPSVSSVWQTLKLLQGVFPVRQCEDNFYRNRSRPCLQYQIKRCTAPCVGLISKEDYNQDIQHVVMFLKGRDQQVINELVIRMEEASQQLAFEQAAYYRDRVASLRRIQARQYISGKKMDIDVLGVILAERMACVEVFFIRGGYNLGNKTFLPKLEGNLTPQELLSAFIAQYYLNREIPPVLVLSHQPKDMNLLTEVLSEQAGRKITLIKPDRGPKVQWVKMALTNAKINLDQCLAKKSSIAARFKSLQRLLNLVNSPQRIECFDISHIQGTSTVASCIVFDREGPRNADYRRFNIKGIIPGDDYGALRQALTRRFKKKEGIFPDLLVIDGGKGQINQALTVLEEIGVIETTVLGIAKGPERKAGKETLFLAGYENPIMVTPDSPALHLLQHIRDEAHRFAIINHRKRRARGGKLSRLEEIPGLGPKRRRKLLIQLGGLQEIMRAGVEDLAQIKGINLVLAQRIYDILHR; the protein is encoded by the coding sequence ATGGCAAATTTCGATATTGATGATTTTCTAAAGAATTTAACTGCTTGCCCAGGCGTTTACCGTATGTTAGACGCCAAAGGGAAAGTGCTCTATGTTGGTAAAGCAAAAAACCTAAAAAGGCGAGTAGGTAGTTATTTTAGAAATTCAAAACTAGCACCTAAAATCCGCATCCTAGTCAACCAGATTTACAATATCAAAATTACTGTAACTCATACAGAGAATGAGGCACTGATTCTAGAAAATAATCTTATTAAAGCTCTACAGCCTCGCTATAATGTATTATTAAAAGACGATAAGAGTTATCCTTATATTTTTCTCTCTGCTGACGATTTTCCCCATTTAGGGTTTCATCGAGGAGCCAAGCAAGCCCCTGGACAATACTTCGGGCCTTATCCAAGCGTTAGCTCGGTATGGCAAACGCTGAAATTACTTCAGGGGGTTTTTCCTGTACGTCAGTGCGAAGATAATTTTTACCGCAACCGCTCTCGTCCTTGCTTACAATATCAGATCAAACGTTGTACTGCTCCTTGTGTGGGTTTAATTAGCAAGGAAGATTATAATCAAGATATTCAACACGTGGTGATGTTTTTAAAAGGGCGGGATCAGCAGGTTATTAATGAGCTGGTAATACGCATGGAAGAAGCCTCCCAGCAACTTGCTTTTGAACAAGCGGCCTACTATCGGGATCGAGTTGCTAGTTTACGGCGCATCCAGGCGCGTCAGTATATCAGTGGTAAAAAAATGGATATTGATGTGCTTGGGGTTATCCTTGCGGAGAGAATGGCCTGTGTGGAAGTTTTTTTTATTCGCGGTGGGTATAATTTAGGCAATAAGACCTTCTTACCTAAACTTGAAGGGAACCTAACGCCGCAAGAGTTGCTTTCTGCTTTTATAGCACAATATTACTTAAATAGAGAGATTCCACCTGTCCTTGTACTCAGCCATCAACCTAAAGATATGAATCTGCTCACCGAAGTACTCAGTGAGCAGGCGGGAAGGAAGATCACCTTGATAAAGCCAGATCGGGGTCCTAAGGTACAATGGGTAAAAATGGCTTTAACCAACGCTAAGATTAACTTAGATCAATGTCTCGCAAAAAAATCGAGTATTGCTGCGCGCTTTAAAAGCTTACAACGATTACTAAATTTAGTGAATTCCCCCCAGCGGATTGAGTGTTTTGATATTAGTCATATTCAAGGGACATCTACAGTGGCTTCCTGCATAGTATTTGATAGAGAGGGCCCCCGTAACGCTGATTATCGCCGCTTTAATATTAAAGGGATCATTCCAGGGGACGACTATGGCGCCTTGCGCCAAGCATTAACCCGACGTTTTAAAAAAAAAGAGGGAATATTTCCAGATTTACTTGTGATTGATGGAGGTAAAGGACAGATAAATCAGGCACTTACCGTGCTTGAAGAAATAGGAGTTATAGAAACCACCGTACTGGGAATAGCGAAAGGTCCCGAACGTAAAGCAGGGAAGGAAACCCTATTTTTGGCAGGGTATGAAAATCCGATAATGGTAACACCCGATTCGCCAGCTTTACATCTATTGCAGCATATCCGTGATGAGGCTCACCGTTTTGCTATTATCAACCACCGCAAGCGCCGTGCTAGGGGGGGTAAGCTTTCTCGTTTAGAGGAGATACCTGGGTTAGGCCCTAAACGGCGTCGGAAACTCTTGATCCAATTAGGAGGATTGCAAGAGATAATGCGGGCCGGAGTTGAAGACTTAGCCCAAATAAAGGGAATTAACCTGGTATTAGCTCAACGTATTTATGATATTCTTCATAGATGA
- the pgsA gene encoding CDP-diacylglycerol--glycerol-3-phosphate 3-phosphatidyltransferase, protein MPIYTIPNVITILRIVAIPVLATVFYLPLPHAREICAALFGIAAVTDWLDGYLARRWQQTSPFGAFLDPVADKLMVVIALILLLQSHPSVPMALSVAVIVGRELTVSALREWMAEIGLRASIAVSMLGKFKTTFQMIAVFLLLYQHPIGPIPIWDIGLILLYIAVALTLASMIVYLNAAWLALVGRVEN, encoded by the coding sequence ATGCCCATTTATACCATTCCCAATGTAATAACAATTTTGCGCATTGTAGCTATCCCCGTTTTGGCGACAGTGTTTTATCTTCCTCTACCCCATGCTCGTGAAATTTGTGCGGCATTATTTGGTATAGCGGCTGTTACTGACTGGCTGGATGGCTATCTAGCAAGGCGTTGGCAGCAAACTTCACCGTTTGGGGCCTTTTTAGATCCGGTTGCCGATAAGCTAATGGTCGTTATTGCCTTGATATTACTCTTACAAAGCCATCCTTCCGTGCCGATGGCTCTTTCAGTAGCAGTTATCGTCGGTCGGGAGCTAACGGTATCGGCACTGAGAGAATGGATGGCAGAGATTGGACTACGTGCTAGTATCGCTGTTTCTATGTTAGGAAAATTTAAGACCACGTTCCAGATGATTGCTGTCTTTCTACTACTTTATCAACATCCTATTGGTCCTATTCCTATATGGGATATTGGTTTAATCCTTCTTTATATTGCGGTTGCTTTAACCCTAGCATCAATGATTGTCTACCTCAATGCCGCTTGGCTAGCATTAGTGGGACGTGTAGAAAATTAG